Proteins encoded by one window of Lathyrus oleraceus cultivar Zhongwan6 chromosome 1, CAAS_Psat_ZW6_1.0, whole genome shotgun sequence:
- the LOC127088646 gene encoding GDSL esterase/lipase At5g45910, translated as MIYNNNMKFLILFSLTFIFRNVLSNANPLPYEAIFNFGDSISDTGNEVTLHPPMPSNSPYGSTYFKHPSGRLSNGRLIIDFIAQAYGLPFLPAYKNLIEGQDITKGVNFAFAGATALDFNYFNKSRVALPGINNSLSVQFKMFKRLKPSLCKNKKDCRNYLKKSLFLVGEIGGNDIFSHITPKFSNFENLIPLVVNKITETTISLIKEGAVEIVIPGNFPVGCSASLLAVVNTNNTKNYDEFGCFKAFNTVTQYFNDNLISSITTLRETYPDVKIIYFDYYNDAKRLYEEPQKYGFDKDETFKACCGGGGPHNFDPRMGCGSPITTVCSDPSKNINWDGVHFTEAAYKLLAKGLVEGPFAYPSLKPAPFQIV; from the exons ATGATTTATAATAATAACATGAAGTTCTTAATTCTCTTTAGCCTCACTTTTATATTCAGAAATGTACTTTCAAATGCAAATCCTCTTCCCTACGAAGCTATATTTAATTTTGGTGATTCAATAAGCGACACGGGAAATGAAGTAACTCTTCACCCACCTATGCCTAGCAATAGTCCTTATGGATCAACGTATTTTAAGCATCCCTCAGGACGTTTGTCAAATGGACGCTTGATTATAGATTTCATAG CTCAAGCATATGGATTGCCATTTTTGCCGGCCTATAAAAATCTCATTGAAGGCCAAGATATCACGAAAGGAGTGAACTTTGCATTTGCCGGTGCCACTGCActtgattttaattatttcaATAAAAGTAGGGTTGCTCTACCTGGAATTAATAACTCACTGAGTGTTCAATTTAAGATGTTTAAGAGACTCAAGCCTTCACTATGTAAAAACAAAAAAG ATTGTCGTAACTACTTGAAGAAATCATTATTTTTAGTGGGAGAAATTGGTGGAAATGATATTTTCTCTCATATTACACCAAAATTTTCAAACTTCGAAAATCTTATTCCCTTAGTGGTTAATAAAATTACAGAAACAACCATA TCATTAATCAAAGAGGGAGCTGTAGAGATAGTTATTCCAGGGAACTTTCCAGTGGGGTGTAGTGCCTCCCTTTTGGCAGTGGTGAATACTAATAATACAAAAAACTACGATGAATTTGGATGCTTTAAGGCATTTAATACTGTCACACAATATTTTAATGACAATCTAATCTCTTCTATAACTACATTGAGAGAGACTTACCCTGATGTCAAGATAATATACTTTGACTATTATAATGATGCCAAACGTTTGTATGAAGAACCGCAAAAATACG GTTTTGATAAGGATGAGACATTCAAAGCATGTTGTGGAGGCGGTGGGCCACATAATTTTGATCCAAGAATGGGGTGTGGAAGTCCTATAACAACTGTTTGCTCTGATCCTTCTAAAAATATAAACTGGGATGGAGTTCATTTTACAGAAGCAGCATATAAGCTATTAGCAAAAGGATTAGTTGAAGGACCTTTTGCATATCCCTCACTTAAACCAGCTCCTTTTCAAATAGTCTAA
- the LOC127115402 gene encoding GDSL esterase/lipase At5g45910 produces the protein MIYNNNMKFLILFSLTFIFRNVLSNANPLPYEAIFNFGDSISDTGNEATLHPPMPSNSPYGSTYFKHPSGRLSNGRLIIDFIAQAYGLPFLPAYKNLIEGQDITKGVNFAFAGATALDFNYFNKSRVALPGTNNSLCVQFKMFKRLKPSLCKKKKDCRNYLKKALFLVGEIGGNDIFSHITPKFSNFQNLIPLVVNKITETTISLIKEGAVEIVIPGNFPVGCSASLLAVVNTNNTKNYDEFGCFKAFNTVTQYFNDNLISSITTLRETYPDVKIIYFDYYNDAKRLYEEPQKYGFDKDETFKACCGGGGPHNFDPRMGCGSPNTTVCSGPSKNINWDGVHFTEAAYKLLAKGLVEGPFAYPSLKPAPFQIA, from the exons ATGATTTATAATAATAACATGAAGTTCTTAATTCTCTTTAGCCTCACTTTTATATTCAGAAATGTACTTTCAAATGCAAATCCTCTTCCCTACGAAGCTATATTTAATTTTGGTGATTCAATAAGCGACACGGGAAATGAAGCAACTCTTCACCCACCTATGCCTAGCAATAGTCCTTATGGATCAACGTATTTTAAACATCCCTCAGGACGTTTGTCAAATGGACGCTTGATTATAGATTTCATAG CTCAAGCATATGGATTGCCATTTTTGCCGGCCTATAAAAATCTCATTGAAGGCCAAGATATCACGAAAGGAGTGAACTTTGCATTTGCCGGTGCCACTGCActtgattttaattatttcaATAAAAGTAGGGTTGCTCTACCTGGAACTAATAACTCACTGTGTGTTCAATTTAAGATGTTTAAGAGACTCAAGCCTTCACTATGTAAAAAGAAAAAAG ATTGTCGTAACTACTTGAAGAAAGCATTATTTTTAGTGGGAGAAATTGGTGGAAATGATATTTTCTCTCATATTACACCAAAATTTTCAAACTTCCAAAATCTTATTCCCTTAGTGGTTAATAAAATTACAGAAACAACCATA TCATTAATCAAAGAGGGAGCTGTAGAGATAGTTATTCCAGGGAACTTTCCAGTGGGGTGTAGTGCCTCCCTTTTGGCAGTGGTGAATACTAATAATACAAAAAACTACGATGAATTTGGATGCTTTAAGGCATTTAATACTGTCACACAATATTTTAATGACAATCTAATCTCTTCTATAACTACATTGAGAGAGACTTACCCTGATGTCAAGATAATATACTTTGACTATTATAATGATGCCAAACGTTTGTATGAAGAACCGCAAAAATACG GTTTTGATAAGGATGAGACATTCAAAGCATGTTGTGGAGGCGGTGGGCCACATAATTTTGATCCAAGAATGGGGTGTGGAAGTCCTAACACAACTGTTTGCTCTGGTCCTTCTAAAAATATAAACTGGGATGGAGTTCATTTTACAGAAGCAGCATATAAGCTATTAGCAAAAGGATTAGTTGAAGGACCTTTTGCATATCCCTCACTTAAACCAGCTCCTTTTCAAATAGCCTAA